From a single Nothobranchius furzeri strain GRZ-AD chromosome 7, NfurGRZ-RIMD1, whole genome shotgun sequence genomic region:
- the phex gene encoding phosphate-regulating neutral endopeptidase PHEX isoform X1 — translation MELEHLGGGGVKPERGGNRLYKIALVMCVCLCAALLLALILVSQKSSQEEFCLTPECIEAAGSILSKMDRSVDPCQDFYTFSCGGWLKENPIPEDSSSHGIYPWLRQHVDLRLKELLEAPSDADELQAVTKAKILYRSCMNETMLEQLDAKPMLKALRQPEFRWPVVGDGLGGEYQWSQSQWSLLKTLAEMRNQHSKSVLIRLYISPDDKDSSLYIIKLDQASLSLPSREDYTTNTSSALANRAALLSLMVDVAVMLGASEKAAQAQMEKALAFETKVAQILIPYENRTSENMYNKYTLSRLQRSIPQFDWLGFVKAVVESKDDSTRLISSSESVIVRTPKYFKDLVKLINSTDPRTVANYVQWRTVFSRITTLSRRFLYRYLDFARVTTGTTSLTPRWDKCVNYVENSLVYATGRLFVDTHFQEDKKHMMEELIDGVRWAFIDMLEKENDWMDQQTKKRAIEKAHAVLPKVGYPEFILNDTYLNEDLRTLEFSEKDYYGNVMQTLKFIAQSDISWLRKSVPRTEWFTNPTTVNAFYSSSTNQIRFPAGELQKPFFWGREYPRSLSYGAIGVIVGHELTHGFDNNGRKYDKNGNLDQWWSESSVTAFNTMTQCMIDQYNDYYWEEAGLNVRGKRTLAENIADNGGIREAFRAYRQWVDRSRGGVEEPLLPGVELNNNQLFFLSYAHVRCNSYRPEAAREQIQSGAHSPPKYRVIGAMSNYEEFQKAFKCPASSVMNRGELSCRVW, via the exons tcTCTCAAAAATCCAGTCAAGAGGAGTTCTGTCTAACTCCAGAATGCATTGAAGCAG CTGGGTCCATTTTGAGCAAGATGGATCGATCTGTCGACCCGTGCCAGGATTTCTACACGTTCTCCTGTGGAGGTTGGTTAAAGGAGAACCCGATTCCTGAAGACTCGTCCTCCCACGGGATCTACCCCTGGCTGCGTCAGCATGTGGACTTAAGACTCAAAG AGTTATTAGAGGCTCCTTCAGATGCTGACGAACTGCAGGCTGTGACCAAAGCTAAGATCCTCTACCGCTCCTGTATGAATGAAA CCATGCTGGAGCAGCTGGATGCCAAACCCATGCTGAAAGCGCTGAGGCAACCTGAGTTCCGTTGGCCCGTGGTGGGGGATGGGCTGGGTGGGGAGTACCAGTGGTCCCAGAGTCAGTGGAGTCTCCTTAAGACCCTGGCAGAGATGAGGAACCAGCACAGTAAGAGCGTCCTGATCCGCCTGTACATCTCCCCTGATGACAAAGACTCTTCCCTCTACATCATCAAG CTCGACCAGGCTTCCTTGTCTCTGCCTTCCAGGGAGGATTACACCACAAACACTTCCTCAGCTCTGGCA AACCGTGCTGCCTTGCTGAGTCTGATGGTGGATGTTGCCGTAATGCTGGGTGCCTCAGAGAAAGCAGCTCAGGCTCAGATGGAGAAAGCTCTCGCCTTCGAGACCAAAGTGGCTCAG ATCCTGATTCCATATGAAAACCGCACCAGTGAAAACATGTACAACAAATACACACTCTCTCGTCTGCAGCGCTCCATACCACAG TTTGACTGGCTCGGGTTCGTTAAAGCTGTGGTGGAGTCTAAGGATGATTCCACTCGGCTCATTTCCTCCTCCGAGTCCGTCATCGTCAGAACTCCTAAGTACTTCAAAGATCTTGTGAAACTCATTAACTCTACTGACCCCAG GACAGTAGCTAACTATGTCCAATGGAGGACAGTCTTTTCTAGAATCACCACTCTGAGTCGACGCTTCCTCTACAGATACCTGGACTTTGCTCGG GTCACCACCGGAACCACCTCCTTGACCCCACGCTGGGATAAATGTGTTAACTACGTTGAAAACTCGCTCGTTTATGCCACTGGGCGCCTTTTTGTTGACACACACTTCCAGGAAGACAAGAAGCACATG ATGGAGGAGCTAATTGATGGAGTTCGGTGGGCGTTCATCGACATGCTGGAGAAAGAAAATGATTGGATGGACCAACAAACGAAAAAGAGAGCCATAGAAAAG GCTCACGCTGTCCTGCCTAAGGTTGGATACCCAGAGTTTATTCTAAACGATACCTACCTGAATGAAGATTTGAGAACG TTAGAATTTAGTGAAAAGGATTACTACGGTAATGTGATGCAGACTCTGAAGTTCATCGCCCAGTCGGATATCTCCTGGCTTCGAAAGAGCGTTCCACGGACAGA gtggTTTACCAACCCTACAACTGTGAACGCATTCTACAGTTCATCCACAAATCAAATCA GATTCCCGGCTGGAGAGCTACAAAAACCCTTCTTCTGGGGAAGAGAGTATCCAAG GTCTTTAAGTTATGGTGCCATTGGGGTGATAGTTGGGCACGAGCTAACGCACGGCTTTGACAACAATG GTCGCAAATATGATAAAAATGGGAATCTGGATCAGTGGTGGAGCGAGTCATCTGTAACAGCCTTTAACACGATGACTCAGTGTATGATCGATCAGTACAACGACTACTACTGGGAGGAAGCAGGACTAAAT GTGCGCGGTAAAAGGACTCTGGCAGAAAACATAGCAGACAACGGGGGAATAAGAGAAGCGTTCAGG GCTTACAGGCAGTGGGTGGATAGGAGCAGAGGAGGTGTGGAGGAGCCTCTGCTGCCGGGAGTCGAACTGAACAACAATCAACTCTTTTTTCTGAGCTATGCACAC GTTAGATGTAATTCATACAGACCAGAGGCAGCCAGAGAACAGATCCAGAGTGGAGCTCACAGTCCACCAAAATACAG AGTCATCGGAGCGATGAGTAATTATGAGGAGTTCCAGAAAGCGTTCAAGTGTCCCGCGTCGTCAGTCATGAACCGAGGAGAGCTTTCCTGTCGGGTTTGGTGA
- the phex gene encoding phosphate-regulating neutral endopeptidase PHEX isoform X2, translating into MDRSVDPCQDFYTFSCGGWLKENPIPEDSSSHGIYPWLRQHVDLRLKELLEAPSDADELQAVTKAKILYRSCMNETMLEQLDAKPMLKALRQPEFRWPVVGDGLGGEYQWSQSQWSLLKTLAEMRNQHSKSVLIRLYISPDDKDSSLYIIKLDQASLSLPSREDYTTNTSSALANRAALLSLMVDVAVMLGASEKAAQAQMEKALAFETKVAQILIPYENRTSENMYNKYTLSRLQRSIPQFDWLGFVKAVVESKDDSTRLISSSESVIVRTPKYFKDLVKLINSTDPRTVANYVQWRTVFSRITTLSRRFLYRYLDFARVTTGTTSLTPRWDKCVNYVENSLVYATGRLFVDTHFQEDKKHMMEELIDGVRWAFIDMLEKENDWMDQQTKKRAIEKAHAVLPKVGYPEFILNDTYLNEDLRTLEFSEKDYYGNVMQTLKFIAQSDISWLRKSVPRTEWFTNPTTVNAFYSSSTNQIRFPAGELQKPFFWGREYPRSLSYGAIGVIVGHELTHGFDNNGRKYDKNGNLDQWWSESSVTAFNTMTQCMIDQYNDYYWEEAGLNVRGKRTLAENIADNGGIREAFRAYRQWVDRSRGGVEEPLLPGVELNNNQLFFLSYAHVRCNSYRPEAAREQIQSGAHSPPKYRVIGAMSNYEEFQKAFKCPASSVMNRGELSCRVW; encoded by the exons ATGGATCGATCTGTCGACCCGTGCCAGGATTTCTACACGTTCTCCTGTGGAGGTTGGTTAAAGGAGAACCCGATTCCTGAAGACTCGTCCTCCCACGGGATCTACCCCTGGCTGCGTCAGCATGTGGACTTAAGACTCAAAG AGTTATTAGAGGCTCCTTCAGATGCTGACGAACTGCAGGCTGTGACCAAAGCTAAGATCCTCTACCGCTCCTGTATGAATGAAA CCATGCTGGAGCAGCTGGATGCCAAACCCATGCTGAAAGCGCTGAGGCAACCTGAGTTCCGTTGGCCCGTGGTGGGGGATGGGCTGGGTGGGGAGTACCAGTGGTCCCAGAGTCAGTGGAGTCTCCTTAAGACCCTGGCAGAGATGAGGAACCAGCACAGTAAGAGCGTCCTGATCCGCCTGTACATCTCCCCTGATGACAAAGACTCTTCCCTCTACATCATCAAG CTCGACCAGGCTTCCTTGTCTCTGCCTTCCAGGGAGGATTACACCACAAACACTTCCTCAGCTCTGGCA AACCGTGCTGCCTTGCTGAGTCTGATGGTGGATGTTGCCGTAATGCTGGGTGCCTCAGAGAAAGCAGCTCAGGCTCAGATGGAGAAAGCTCTCGCCTTCGAGACCAAAGTGGCTCAG ATCCTGATTCCATATGAAAACCGCACCAGTGAAAACATGTACAACAAATACACACTCTCTCGTCTGCAGCGCTCCATACCACAG TTTGACTGGCTCGGGTTCGTTAAAGCTGTGGTGGAGTCTAAGGATGATTCCACTCGGCTCATTTCCTCCTCCGAGTCCGTCATCGTCAGAACTCCTAAGTACTTCAAAGATCTTGTGAAACTCATTAACTCTACTGACCCCAG GACAGTAGCTAACTATGTCCAATGGAGGACAGTCTTTTCTAGAATCACCACTCTGAGTCGACGCTTCCTCTACAGATACCTGGACTTTGCTCGG GTCACCACCGGAACCACCTCCTTGACCCCACGCTGGGATAAATGTGTTAACTACGTTGAAAACTCGCTCGTTTATGCCACTGGGCGCCTTTTTGTTGACACACACTTCCAGGAAGACAAGAAGCACATG ATGGAGGAGCTAATTGATGGAGTTCGGTGGGCGTTCATCGACATGCTGGAGAAAGAAAATGATTGGATGGACCAACAAACGAAAAAGAGAGCCATAGAAAAG GCTCACGCTGTCCTGCCTAAGGTTGGATACCCAGAGTTTATTCTAAACGATACCTACCTGAATGAAGATTTGAGAACG TTAGAATTTAGTGAAAAGGATTACTACGGTAATGTGATGCAGACTCTGAAGTTCATCGCCCAGTCGGATATCTCCTGGCTTCGAAAGAGCGTTCCACGGACAGA gtggTTTACCAACCCTACAACTGTGAACGCATTCTACAGTTCATCCACAAATCAAATCA GATTCCCGGCTGGAGAGCTACAAAAACCCTTCTTCTGGGGAAGAGAGTATCCAAG GTCTTTAAGTTATGGTGCCATTGGGGTGATAGTTGGGCACGAGCTAACGCACGGCTTTGACAACAATG GTCGCAAATATGATAAAAATGGGAATCTGGATCAGTGGTGGAGCGAGTCATCTGTAACAGCCTTTAACACGATGACTCAGTGTATGATCGATCAGTACAACGACTACTACTGGGAGGAAGCAGGACTAAAT GTGCGCGGTAAAAGGACTCTGGCAGAAAACATAGCAGACAACGGGGGAATAAGAGAAGCGTTCAGG GCTTACAGGCAGTGGGTGGATAGGAGCAGAGGAGGTGTGGAGGAGCCTCTGCTGCCGGGAGTCGAACTGAACAACAATCAACTCTTTTTTCTGAGCTATGCACAC GTTAGATGTAATTCATACAGACCAGAGGCAGCCAGAGAACAGATCCAGAGTGGAGCTCACAGTCCACCAAAATACAG AGTCATCGGAGCGATGAGTAATTATGAGGAGTTCCAGAAAGCGTTCAAGTGTCCCGCGTCGTCAGTCATGAACCGAGGAGAGCTTTCCTGTCGGGTTTGGTGA